The Dehalococcoidales bacterium region ACCGGGGCTGCGAAAGTCCGGTATGCCGGATTCAGTGCTTACCCCTGCTCCGGTGAACACTACCGCGTGTCGAGAATCAAGAATCATCTGAGCGGCTTTATGAAATATTCTGTCATTATTTATGTTCATTACTTTATATCCGGCTGTTGTAACTAATGCAAATACTGGCAATGCAGCAAAAATTGCATAATGGCTGCTTCTTGCAGGATGTCTTGCCGTGTTTTACCAGCAAGGCATGGTATTCATTATATATGGCTGTGTCCGGCTCCAGATTTGTCGTAAAAAGCCTCTGGTAATTGTCATAACTGATGCCTCCTTCTGGTACAACGCCGATTCTTGAAAGTATGCGGCAGGTATAAGCGTCTATTACGAAAACCGGACGTTTCAAGGCATATAACAGTATGGAATCAGCTGTTTCCGGCCCTATACCATGTACCGAAAGAAGGCTTTGACGAATATCAGCCGTATTAAAATCATTCAGTAAACTCAAATTATAGTTACAACTGACGCGCAACCATTCAACAAGTGATTTGAGCTTGCGCGCCTTGTCATTGTAATAACCGGACGGTTTGATGAGCGCTGCAAGATCCTTTTCCGGCAGCCTTTGCAGAGAGTGCGGATTAAGATTCCCGGTTTCTCTGAGGTTTTCTATCGCCCTGGCAGCGCTCTCCCACGATGTGGACTGGGTTAACACAGCCCCTACCATGACTTCAAAAGGTGTTTCGCCCGGCCACCAGTGCTGATGGCTATAGCGCTCAAACAGTTTGTTATAGATGTATTCCAGCTTATTCGGTGCAAAGTTGTCTTTCGTCGGTTTGAAAATAATTCCTGCGTGCATATTCAGACTCGGCTACAATTATTATAACAACTACTATCAGCTGATCATAACATAAGGTTACCAATCTTTAATTTTATGGTAAAATAGCTCAAAACCTCCGGCATAGGACAATATGAAAGACAATGTAACAATAATAGTGCCAACTTATAATGAGAGTGATAATATTGTCCCACTTGTAGAACAAATCGCAAAAAGACTTTCCAGGTATAACTACGAAATTCTTTTTATCGATGATAACAGTACAGATGGCACCGCTATGGTTATTGATTCTTTAAAGAGCAGCTATCCGGTTAGAGTAATAGTGCGCTACGATGAAAAAGGTCTGGCTTCTGCAGTGGTGAAGGGTTTTGAAAACGCCAAACATGATTTGATTGTGGTGATGGATGCCGACCTTCAGCATCCGCCTGAGATGATTCCACGGTTACTGGACAAGTTAGATGATGGTGCTGACCTTGCTGTTGGCAGTCGTTATGTTCTCGGAGGTGGCTGCAGCGAATGGAGCGGGTTCAGAAAATTGATCAGCCGTGGTGCGATTATTTTTGCTGCTTTAGCGTTGCATCAATCCAGGAAAGTCAAAGATCCAATGAGTGGTTTTTTTGCATTGAAGCGAAAAGTGATTGATGGTATAAAGCTGGACCCCATTGGTTATAAAATCCTGCTCGAAGTGCTGGTATTGGGAAAATACAATCGGGTGGTAGAAGTCCCGTTTCAATTTCAGTTGCGTGAACAGGGTAAAAGCAAGCTCGATCTGAACCAGCAATATGAATACCTGCATCATCTGCTGCGGTTGTCTGTAAGAAGCGGGGAATTTGCGCGCTTCGTTAAATTCTGCCTGGTTGGCGGCAGTGGCGTACTGGTTAATATGGGCTTGTTATGGTTACTGACTGAAAAAGCAGGCCTTTTTTATGTACTTTCTTCTGTTTTTGCTATAGAAACGTCAATTATTACTAACTATTTACTCAATTATTTCGTTACATTTAAAGACCGGCAGGTCCCGGGGGCAAAATCTTTTCTTGTCAGATTGGTCAAATTCAATCTGGTTAGCCTTGGGGGGCTGGTAATCAATCTTGGAATCCTATCCTTTTTCACCGAGATTGTTGGTTTTCACTATATGTTATCCAACCTGATTGGTATTGCAGGCGCTACTCTATGGAACTATTTTGTAAATAACTGGTGGACGTGGAAAGACTCAAATCCTGTATAAATTGGTTAAAGCAATGGCAGTATCTTGGAATTGCGGTGATTGTTATTGCCAGCCTTTTGCTCCACCTGGGTCTGATGATACGCCCGGACGAACCGCTTTTTGATGAAGTCCACTATGTAAATGACGCCAGGCATGCTATTGGAACCGGCGGTACCGAGCGAACAGAGCATCCTCCCCTTGGAAAATTGCTGGTGGTTGGAGGCATGCTGATATTTGGGGATAATCCAGTCGGCTGGCGATTGATCGCTATTTTAATGGGCGCTGCATCGCTGGTGTTCTTTTATATGATTTGCCGGCGGTTGAACCTGAGTGAAAAGGTATGTTATCTGGCTGTCTTCCTCCTGGCTTTTGAGAATCTCACTTTTGTACAAAGCCAGATTGCCATGCTTGATGTGTATTGCCAGTTCTTCATGCTTTTAAGCCTCTGGATGTATCTGAGAGGCAGCTACCCGTTATCGGCGATATCAATAGCCCTGGCTGCACTCGCCAAGTTGAACGGTGTACTGGTCGTACTGGTAATTGGTATGCACTGGCTTCTTGCCCGGTGCCCGAACTGGAAAAAATTTATTGCTTCCTATATTACTCTGGCTCCTCTAGCTTTTCTGGTATTTCTGCCAGTACTTGAGTATACATACTTTGGCGAACTTCAAAATCCAATCAGCCGCGCGCTGGAGATGGTCAAGCTCACCGGCTCGATTACATTCGATGCCTATGAAGCCGGTAGCATTGCTTCGAGACCATGGGAGTGGGTATTAACCCCGGAAAACTTTGTTTACTGGTGGAATCCGCGCTTTATCGGTATGCTCAGTCCTACCCTTTGGATTCTTATAATCCCATCTATAGTTTATGTTACTTATCGTGCTCTGAAAGGTGATGACGCGCCATTATTCCCCTTTTCAATGTTTATCGGTTTATACCTGGTGTGGATTCCGGCCAGCCTTATCAGCAATCGGGCTAGTTTTATTTTTTACTTCTATCCGGCAATTCCTTCGGTTGCAATAGCCTTGGGAATTGTATTCGGCAAGCTGATAGATGTTTCCCGCGAGCGCCTGAAAGGGAAACTGAGATTGCTGCTTAAAATTATAATTCCCCTCTATTTACTCGGTCATTTGATTGCTTTTAACATCATGGCGCCGCCTTCCCTGTGGTGGAAAATTCCCTTTAGTATCGGCATGTTTATATTCAGCTTCTGGTATTTGCGCCTGGGGCCGACCCCATATCCCGAACCGGCGCGGCTCGTTGAGGAAGGGGATGAAGAAGTACTGTTAGGGATGAATAGTAGTGTCGAACCGGATTTTCAGGCTTCCTGATTTCTCCTTAATAGCCAGATCGTATTTTAGAGGAGTATCATTTTTCCAATTAGCAGTTTCCAATGCCAGAATGGGACGGGGTGAAATATGGAAGTTGATATTATAATTGACGATGAATACCAGGCTCAGATAGAGCCAGATTATTTAGAACAAGTAGCCGTGGCGACCCTGAGGCATATCCGCCCGGAAGGCAATCTCCAGCTCGGTATAGTGGTTACCGGAGATGAAGATGTGCAGCGGCTCAATCGGGAGTACCGGGGGATTGATGCAACTACCGATGTATTATCTTTTGCTATGCAGGATGAGCTGATCGTAAGCGATGAAGATGATGAGGCAATTGAACAATTTCCATTGTATCCAGATGGTATTGAACAGCTGGGGGAAGTGATAATTTCGCTGCCTCAGGCAGCCAGGCAGGCAGAATCCGGCGGGCATAAATTGATACAAGAGATTACGATCCTTATAATTCATGGAGTTCTTCACCTTCTGGGATTTGATCATGAAGCAGATGCAGAAGCAGAAATTATGGAGAAACATGAAGTTGATATATTGGCAAAAGTTGGAGGCGCAGCCTGAATGAAGGTGCTAGGGCTGTCTGGCTCCCCGCGTCAGGGCAATACTGCCGCCTTGCTAACTCGCATGCTGGAAGGTGCAGCTAGCCAGGGAGCGCAGATAAAAAACTTCGATCTGTCCATACTGAATATTAAGCCCTGTACTCATTGTGATGCGTGTTTGAAGGACGGGGAATGTAATATCAACGATGATATGCAAACTCTGTACCGGGAAATGGAAACCGCAGACGCCATCATACTGGCTTCCCCTCTCCACTTTATGACAGTGACGGCTAATGCCAAGCTTTTCATTGACCGCTGCCAGGCAATTTGGGCCAGGAAATACATACTTGGCAAGCCACCATTGGGTGATAGCAAATACAGAAAGGGCGTCTTTGTCAGTGTTGCAGGCCGGAAGGGAAAGCATTTATTCGATGCCGCACGGATCACTGTCAAGGCATTATTCGCCAGCCTGGACGTCAGCTACAGGGGAGAGTTGTTAATTGCCGGGGTAGATGAAGCTGGTTCAATCAATTGCCAGCCGGGGGTTCTTGATGAAGCTTATCGAATGGGTGTCTGTCTCGCAGGGCAGATGGAAGAGTCCAACGACTCGACTTTATAATCTCCGGATGTCATAGTTGCAGACAATAGGCAAGATCCCTGAATTGTAGAGTATTCTCTTGACGGCTATATCGCATATAATAAATTGATTATGACTGTGAGAAGACAAACTCTGCTTGAAGATCGGGTATACGATTTTATCAGGAAGTATCTCCTTGTTGTGCCTGGCAGCCGCATTGTTGTGGCTGTTTCGGGAGGGCCTGATTCAGTCGCTCTTTTGCAATTACTGTACAATTTGAGAAATGTATTAAAGATTTCCCTGGTGGTGGCGCACCTGGACCACAATTTGAGGGGGGATGAATCAACCGGAGACGCGTTATACGTAGCCGGATTAGCCCAGAGTCTCGGATTGCCGTTTGCAGTTGGTGGCAGAGATGTCAAAAAATACCGCCAAACCCACAAAATGACCCTCGAAGAAGCAGCTCGTGAGGTGCGTTATTCATACCTGGCTGAAGTCGCCGCTGAATGCGGTGCCGAACTGGTGGCGACTGGTCATACACAATCCGACAACGTTGAAACTATCCTGATGCATCTCATTCGGGGTACTGGCACTCTAGGGCTCAAAGGGTTGTTGCCCTTAGCTGTCAGGCATTGCGGGGAACATAAAATTAACATTATCAGGCCTTTACTGGATATCACTCGCGATGAAATCGAGGCCTATTGTATGAATCGTGGTCTTGAAACACGTACTGATAGTACCAACCTTAGCCTTTCTCCATTCAGAAATCGGGTTCGTTTGGAGCTGTTGCCTCTTCTCCGGGAATACAACCCGGCAATAGAAAAGGCTGTTTTGCGACTGGCAAATATTGCCGCTGATGAATTGGACTACCTTGCCCTCAACCGGGATAAGGCGTGGAGTGAGTTTGTCACCAGGCATGATGAAATTATTGTGTTCGAGAGGCCCGGATTTGATTCACTTCACCCGGCACTACAGCGCTCGTTGCTACGTCGGGCAACCAATGAAATTGCCGGTACATTGAAAGATATTGAAGCTTCTCATATTGAAGATGTGTTAAATCACCTTGACCGGGGTGCGGGCAAGCAGATTGAACTCAAGAGGGATATTGTTTTTACGATTGAGCATGAACACTATCTTTTAGCAAAAAAAGGGAAAAATTTGTGCCCGTATCCTCCAATCACCGGAGAGCACGAGTTGAAAATACCAGGCGAAAATGAACTTGGCAGGTGGAAGGTAAACACTAGTGTAATCCGCGGAAACCAGGTTGGGGGTGATATAGCGCCTTTAATTTGTTATCTTGATCTTGCCAAGATTACCACTGGACTGGTGATGCGTTCTCGCCAGCCGGGAGATCGATTCGTTCCTATGGGAATGAGGACGGAAAAAAAGATTAAAGACTATTTGATAGATGCCCGGGTTCCACGCTCCTGGAGGGATAATATACCAGTTATTGTATGTGATGATGAAGTTGTCTGGCTGGCTGGATATCGTATTGATGATGGATTCAAAGTTACGGCAGATACGAAAAATATGTTGCGCATTGAGATGACTTGCATCTCCTGAAACTCGTTTAGTTTTTATTGCCCGGTTGCCGCAGCGGGTTTAAAAGGATGTAAAAGCTGATCTGCCATCGCTTATTATTGTAGCCTGGTAAAATCCCCGGTTAACGTGAGCTCGGATTATCAAGCCATACTGCGCGTTGGTGATATCGGTGTTGTTAAAAGAGCCTGGGGAACATGGCTGACTTGCTATTTAGCCAATTAAGGGCTTTTTTGGTGTCTGAGGCAACTTTTTCCTTGTCGGAATTCTTTAAACGGTACTTGAACAACCAGTACACAAATTCGATATCATCCTGTGCCTGATAGCGAGAGCCGGTGTCAGCTGCGCCAGCATAAAGGTTGCGGAGGCTATCCTCCTCTTTTTCATAAATAGCAATAAATGCGCGGCTTTTAGTGTCTTCGGGAGGAGTCAAGCCAAGGCTGGCAAATTCCTTTTCTATTTCAGCACAAACAGCTTTTAGCAGAGCAGCTTCTACTGTCACTCCATACAGGTAGTTCAGGTAGAGGTTATATTTACCATCTCCGATCATTTCCCTGGCTTCTCCAGGAGTAATTTTCAGAGGAGGTTTACCATGGTTAATAAATTGAGCGCTTTCCCGGTGGTTGACTATGTCGCCCCCGGTTTCCATGATCAGCATTTGGGCAAGTGATACCCAATCCAGAGCCTCTCCACCGACAAGATAATTCTCCTCGGGATAATCGCGTATGGCTTCAATCAATGCCAGGTACCAGTGCTTGCCAGCTTTAATAGAGGTTTTCATGCGGTGGACTATTACCTGGTGAGAACCGACAGGCAAGTCGCTCATAAATGACGTCCCCGGCTATTGGCCGCAACAGTGCTTGTATTTTTTCCCGCTGCCACACGGACAAGGATCGTTGCGTCCTACTTTTTTCCCCGTGGTTTTGGATGTCCTCGCAGCACTGGCTGCTCCGGCTGATATGGCAGCAGAATGAGATGGGGAAGGTATTCCTGGCCTTGACATACTGAGTCCGGATGGAGGAGATAGCGGCCGTTCACCCTTTCTTACAATGCTCATTCGGAAAATGGCATGGGCAACGTCGTGACGGATGGTTTGGAGCAGGACCTGGAATTGCTGGAACCCCTGATTTTTATAAGCATCGGCTGCGCGGGTTTGCTGAAGAGTTTGCCAACCAGCCTGCAGGCGCATGAATTCCATATTTGTCAGGTGCTCTACCCAGAGGGAGTCGATTGTTTTGAGCAGCAGGAACTTTTCCAGCAGACGCATCTTTTCTTCGCCAAATTCCTGCTCCCTTTTCTGGTACAGTTTATCAGCTTGATGTGCGAGTGCTTCCTGTATTTGCTCGGGCTTCATTTGAGTCAGAGTTTCCGGATTCAATTCCGGAGGCACTGGCATAATGGTGCCTGCTTCGCTCAACAATCCTGAATAATCTGGCTCATAGGTATCAGCTGTGTGATTGGTTATGATATCTTCGATCTCATCGGCAACCATACCCAGGATATTGGTTTTAAGATCTGCTCCGGTAAGAACCTTTCGTCTCTCGGCATAGATTATTTCGCGCTGCTTGTTAACAACGTCATCAAAATCTACCAATTGCTTGCGTATGTCGAAATGATAGCCTTCAACGCGTTTTTGCGCATCGGCAATTGAACGCGAAACCATTTTATTTTCTATCGGGTCGGACTCATCCATCCCTGCCCAATCCATAATAGCCTTGATGCGTTCAGAGCCAAAGCGGCGCATAAGATCGTCATCGAGAGAAACATAAAAGCGGGATTTGCCAGGGTCTCCTTGACGCCCGGCACGCCCTCTAAGCTGGTTATCTATACGGCGGGCTTCGTGGCGCTCGGTGCCTATCACGTATAGGCCGCCAAGCTCAAGGACTTTCTTCTGCCGGGCTTCCCACTCTTTAATGGCCTTTTCATCGCCATCGTCCGGCTTCTTTCCACCCAGGAGTATGTCCACACCGCGTCCTGCCATATTAGTAGCCACTGTAACCGCGCCGGGTTCGCCAGCCCGTGCGATGAACTCTGCTTCTCTCTCATGCTGCCGAGCGTTTAATACATTATGCTTGATGCCCTTGCGTCTCAGAAGATCACTTACGTAATCCGGTTTTTCAAT contains the following coding sequences:
- a CDS encoding endonuclease III domain-containing protein translates to MHAGIIFKPTKDNFAPNKLEYIYNKLFERYSHQHWWPGETPFEVMVGAVLTQSTSWESAARAIENLRETGNLNPHSLQRLPEKDLAALIKPSGYYNDKARKLKSLVEWLRVSCNYNLSLLNDFNTADIRQSLLSVHGIGPETADSILLYALKRPVFVIDAYTCRILSRIGVVPEGGISYDNYQRLFTTNLEPDTAIYNEYHALLVKHGKTSCKKQPLCNFCCIASICISYNSRI
- a CDS encoding glycosyltransferase family 2 protein, with protein sequence MKDNVTIIVPTYNESDNIVPLVEQIAKRLSRYNYEILFIDDNSTDGTAMVIDSLKSSYPVRVIVRYDEKGLASAVVKGFENAKHDLIVVMDADLQHPPEMIPRLLDKLDDGADLAVGSRYVLGGGCSEWSGFRKLISRGAIIFAALALHQSRKVKDPMSGFFALKRKVIDGIKLDPIGYKILLEVLVLGKYNRVVEVPFQFQLREQGKSKLDLNQQYEYLHHLLRLSVRSGEFARFVKFCLVGGSGVLVNMGLLWLLTEKAGLFYVLSSVFAIETSIITNYLLNYFVTFKDRQVPGAKSFLVRLVKFNLVSLGGLVINLGILSFFTEIVGFHYMLSNLIGIAGATLWNYFVNNWWTWKDSNPV
- a CDS encoding phospholipid carrier-dependent glycosyltransferase, with protein sequence MERLKSCINWLKQWQYLGIAVIVIASLLLHLGLMIRPDEPLFDEVHYVNDARHAIGTGGTERTEHPPLGKLLVVGGMLIFGDNPVGWRLIAILMGAASLVFFYMICRRLNLSEKVCYLAVFLLAFENLTFVQSQIAMLDVYCQFFMLLSLWMYLRGSYPLSAISIALAALAKLNGVLVVLVIGMHWLLARCPNWKKFIASYITLAPLAFLVFLPVLEYTYFGELQNPISRALEMVKLTGSITFDAYEAGSIASRPWEWVLTPENFVYWWNPRFIGMLSPTLWILIIPSIVYVTYRALKGDDAPLFPFSMFIGLYLVWIPASLISNRASFIFYFYPAIPSVAIALGIVFGKLIDVSRERLKGKLRLLLKIIIPLYLLGHLIAFNIMAPPSLWWKIPFSIGMFIFSFWYLRLGPTPYPEPARLVEEGDEEVLLGMNSSVEPDFQAS
- the ybeY gene encoding rRNA maturation RNase YbeY is translated as MEVDIIIDDEYQAQIEPDYLEQVAVATLRHIRPEGNLQLGIVVTGDEDVQRLNREYRGIDATTDVLSFAMQDELIVSDEDDEAIEQFPLYPDGIEQLGEVIISLPQAARQAESGGHKLIQEITILIIHGVLHLLGFDHEADAEAEIMEKHEVDILAKVGGAA
- a CDS encoding flavodoxin family protein, with amino-acid sequence MKVLGLSGSPRQGNTAALLTRMLEGAASQGAQIKNFDLSILNIKPCTHCDACLKDGECNINDDMQTLYREMETADAIILASPLHFMTVTANAKLFIDRCQAIWARKYILGKPPLGDSKYRKGVFVSVAGRKGKHLFDAARITVKALFASLDVSYRGELLIAGVDEAGSINCQPGVLDEAYRMGVCLAGQMEESNDSTL
- the tilS gene encoding tRNA lysidine(34) synthetase TilS, producing MTVRRQTLLEDRVYDFIRKYLLVVPGSRIVVAVSGGPDSVALLQLLYNLRNVLKISLVVAHLDHNLRGDESTGDALYVAGLAQSLGLPFAVGGRDVKKYRQTHKMTLEEAAREVRYSYLAEVAAECGAELVATGHTQSDNVETILMHLIRGTGTLGLKGLLPLAVRHCGEHKINIIRPLLDITRDEIEAYCMNRGLETRTDSTNLSLSPFRNRVRLELLPLLREYNPAIEKAVLRLANIAADELDYLALNRDKAWSEFVTRHDEIIVFERPGFDSLHPALQRSLLRRATNEIAGTLKDIEASHIEDVLNHLDRGAGKQIELKRDIVFTIEHEHYLLAKKGKNLCPYPPITGEHELKIPGENELGRWKVNTSVIRGNQVGGDIAPLICYLDLAKITTGLVMRSRQPGDRFVPMGMRTEKKIKDYLIDARVPRSWRDNIPVIVCDDEVVWLAGYRIDDGFKVTADTKNMLRIEMTCIS
- a CDS encoding SEC-C metal-binding domain-containing protein, yielding IEKPDYVSDLLRRKGIKHNVLNARQHEREAEFIARAGEPGAVTVATNMAGRGVDILLGGKKPDDGDEKAIKEWEARQKKVLELGGLYVIGTERHEARRIDNQLRGRAGRQGDPGKSRFYVSLDDDLMRRFGSERIKAIMDWAGMDESDPIENKMVSRSIADAQKRVEGYHFDIRKQLVDFDDVVNKQREIIYAERRKVLTGADLKTNILGMVADEIEDIITNHTADTYEPDYSGLLSEAGTIMPVPPELNPETLTQMKPEQIQEALAHQADKLYQKREQEFGEEKMRLLEKFLLLKTIDSLWVEHLTNMEFMRLQAGWQTLQQTRAADAYKNQGFQQFQVLLQTIRHDVAHAIFRMSIVRKGERPLSPPSGLSMSRPGIPSPSHSAAISAGAASAARTSKTTGKKVGRNDPCPCGSGKKYKHCCGQ